In Sandaracinaceae bacterium, one DNA window encodes the following:
- a CDS encoding metallophosphoesterase has translation MDQVRDTRHRAQQRPWLRVASAALILITVAQCAPLQGAGAAGGTTLAPVTRVACSDHPVAYVLDPRDPMLDASPFALRLARLGFAVEPLPLDRSPSGLHGLIVIGSGAARHPEYAAYMEQYRSHLYHFVDRANVLVQLAQTAADEPAPRFLPTTHSAQRDARVVSEIRVVEDEHALLGNRPKGLLSWRGEHGLPGAFVQQAGFQVLLAEDADARRGLLLEGAYGQGRILLSALPLDQPGDAAAAQVSDAFFDALRTHTRDVCARDTVSLSPTFSGAEQRFTEGSEMIAVLPDTQVYSVRYPGLFVAQTAWLAQNAEPLNIRMALHLGDIVNNNTPMEWQRARNAMGLLDGVMPYVMVPGNHDYGPSGDASTRDTLLNDYFEYEPLSQVPGFGGAFEPGRMDNTFHTIEAWGRRFIILALEWGPRDEVLAWADEVMEAHPDHLGILVTHAFLNNNDRRYDHTDLLHSQSYNPHNYSTRGGVNDGEQIWQRLIRRHRFVMTLNGHVLGDGTGYLVSETDMGTRCHQMLVNWQMVQQGGEANLRLLELLPDGHTVRVHGYSPLHDRFLFAPDQSFEFTIDER, from the coding sequence ATGGACCAAGTCCGAGACACACGTCACCGAGCGCAGCAGCGTCCATGGCTCCGTGTCGCCAGCGCCGCGCTCATCCTGATCACCGTCGCCCAGTGCGCCCCACTGCAAGGCGCCGGCGCCGCGGGCGGCACCACCCTCGCTCCCGTTACGCGGGTGGCCTGCAGCGACCACCCCGTGGCGTACGTGCTGGATCCGCGCGACCCCATGCTGGACGCGTCGCCCTTCGCGCTGCGGCTGGCGCGCCTGGGCTTCGCCGTGGAGCCGCTGCCGCTCGACCGCTCGCCGAGCGGCCTGCACGGGCTCATCGTGATCGGCAGCGGCGCCGCGCGGCACCCCGAATACGCGGCCTACATGGAGCAGTATCGCAGCCACCTGTACCACTTCGTGGACCGCGCCAACGTGCTGGTGCAGCTGGCCCAGACGGCAGCCGACGAGCCCGCGCCGCGCTTCCTGCCCACCACCCACTCGGCGCAGCGTGACGCCCGCGTGGTGAGCGAGATCCGCGTGGTGGAGGACGAGCACGCGCTGCTCGGCAACCGCCCGAAGGGGCTGCTCTCGTGGCGCGGTGAGCACGGGCTGCCCGGCGCGTTCGTGCAGCAGGCCGGCTTCCAGGTGCTGCTGGCCGAGGACGCCGACGCGCGCCGCGGCCTGTTGCTGGAGGGCGCCTACGGCCAGGGCCGCATCCTGCTGAGCGCGCTGCCGCTCGACCAGCCGGGGGATGCCGCGGCGGCGCAGGTGTCGGACGCCTTCTTCGACGCGCTGCGCACCCACACCCGCGACGTCTGCGCGCGCGACACCGTGTCGCTCTCGCCCACCTTCTCGGGCGCCGAGCAGCGCTTCACGGAGGGCTCCGAGATGATCGCCGTGCTGCCCGACACGCAGGTGTACTCGGTGCGCTATCCGGGGCTGTTCGTGGCGCAGACGGCGTGGCTGGCGCAGAACGCCGAGCCGCTGAACATCCGCATGGCGCTGCACCTGGGCGACATCGTGAACAACAACACGCCGATGGAGTGGCAGCGCGCGCGCAACGCCATGGGTCTGCTGGACGGCGTGATGCCGTACGTGATGGTGCCCGGCAACCACGACTACGGCCCGTCGGGCGACGCCTCCACGCGCGACACGCTGCTGAACGACTACTTCGAGTACGAGCCGCTCTCGCAGGTGCCCGGCTTCGGCGGCGCGTTCGAGCCGGGGCGCATGGACAACACCTTCCACACCATCGAAGCGTGGGGGCGGCGCTTCATCATCCTGGCGCTCGAGTGGGGCCCGCGCGACGAGGTGCTGGCCTGGGCCGACGAGGTGATGGAGGCGCACCCCGACCACCTGGGCATCCTGGTGACGCACGCGTTCCTGAACAACAACGACAGGCGGTACGATCACACCGACCTGCTGCACTCGCAGAGCTACAACCCGCACAACTACAGCACGCGCGGGGGCGTGAACGACGGCGAGCAGATCTGGCAGCGGCTCATCCGGCGCCACCGGTTCGTGATGACGCTCAACGGGCACGTGCTGGGCGATGGCACCGGCTACCTGGTGAGCGAGACCGACATGGGCACGCGCTGCCACCAGATGCTGGTGAACTGGCAGATGGTGCAGCAGGGCGGCGAGGCCAACCTGCGGCTGCTCGAGCTCTTGCCGGACGGGCACACGGTGCGCGTGCACGGATACTCGCCGCTGCACGACCGCTTCTTGTTCGCGCCCGACCAGAGCTTCGAATTCACCATCGACGAGCGCTGA
- a CDS encoding radical SAM protein, which produces MSRPLPVIQDESDGPAAGAQGEAGHHTKGLLRLTMACNERCVFCNVPVEDFRPVTPSLAALAAELDAFIASGEQTLTISGGEPTLLRERLLDVVARARAAGVPFVELQTNAVLLDDDYAQALARAGVTSAFVSFLSHVPALHDGLAGLEGAYADCLRGMDALLDAGIAVTLNPVTAHVTQELVADYVAFVAQRLPRVRAISLSAVQPHGRAKDNPDLLPDYRVLKGQVVLAQERANANGIRLLNPYCGLPLCVGWEESAERSVEAVEALEQRSQQAFGVDNRQNKRHGEPCRGCALRTRCGGAWNAYWEVRGGSGIEPPLARVEPWRRGASQATGQRIVAARSPGELPVAESRDAGEPLTSAPPTTWFMTSSLRLGDGAVLRRAGITDLAILTTAAAFNSAHETRRALSELATINQGFEPQQRLRVALGLTALGSLRAAAVAIQRAANVGIDTVDILLVETPTLTRFVDAVRASLPPGVSLSVGPEGVG; this is translated from the coding sequence GTGTCACGCCCACTCCCGGTCATCCAGGACGAATCGGATGGACCGGCCGCCGGTGCGCAGGGCGAGGCGGGCCACCACACGAAGGGGCTGCTGCGCCTCACCATGGCCTGCAACGAGCGCTGCGTCTTCTGCAACGTGCCCGTGGAGGACTTCCGGCCCGTGACGCCCAGCCTGGCGGCCCTCGCTGCCGAACTGGACGCGTTCATCGCGTCGGGCGAGCAGACGCTGACCATCTCGGGCGGTGAGCCCACGCTCCTGCGTGAGCGCTTACTGGATGTCGTGGCGCGTGCGCGCGCGGCGGGCGTTCCCTTCGTGGAGCTGCAGACCAACGCCGTCCTGCTCGATGACGACTACGCACAGGCCTTGGCCCGTGCGGGGGTGACCTCCGCTTTCGTGTCGTTCCTGTCGCACGTGCCAGCCCTCCACGACGGACTCGCCGGGCTCGAGGGCGCTTATGCCGACTGCCTGCGTGGCATGGATGCACTGCTGGACGCGGGCATCGCGGTGACGCTGAACCCGGTCACCGCTCACGTCACGCAGGAGCTCGTGGCCGACTACGTGGCCTTCGTCGCCCAGCGTCTGCCCCGCGTCCGGGCCATCTCGCTCTCCGCGGTGCAGCCACACGGTCGAGCCAAGGACAACCCCGACCTGCTCCCAGACTACCGGGTCCTCAAGGGGCAGGTGGTCCTCGCCCAGGAGCGCGCGAACGCCAACGGGATTCGTCTGCTGAACCCGTACTGCGGGCTCCCGCTGTGCGTGGGTTGGGAAGAGTCCGCCGAGCGCAGCGTGGAGGCCGTGGAAGCCCTCGAGCAGCGCTCGCAGCAGGCGTTCGGCGTGGACAACCGCCAGAACAAGCGCCACGGCGAGCCATGCCGCGGGTGTGCCCTCCGCACCCGCTGCGGCGGCGCCTGGAACGCCTACTGGGAAGTGCGCGGTGGGAGTGGGATCGAGCCGCCGCTCGCCCGTGTGGAGCCGTGGCGCAGGGGCGCCAGCCAGGCCACGGGCCAGCGCATCGTGGCGGCCCGCTCTCCCGGCGAGCTTCCGGTCGCCGAGTCGAGGGACGCGGGGGAACCGCTGACGTCCGCGCCCCCCACGACCTGGTTCATGACCTCCAGCCTTCGGCTCGGCGACGGTGCGGTGCTGCGCCGCGCCGGCATCACGGACCTGGCCATCTTGACCACCGCCGCGGCGTTCAACTCCGCGCACGAGACGCGCCGCGCGCTGAGCGAGCTCGCGACCATCAACCAGGGTTTCGAGCCACAGCAACGGCTGCGGGTGGCGTTGGGCCTCACGGCGCTCGGCTCGCTGCGTGCGGCGGCCGTGGCCATCCAGCGCGCTGCGAACGTGGGCATCGACACCGTCGACATCCTGCTGGTGGAGACGCCCACCCTCACGCGCTTCGTCGACGCCGTCCGCGCCAGCCTGCCGCCCGGGGTGAGCCTGAGCGTGGGGCCGGAGGGCGTGGGATGA
- a CDS encoding dipeptide epimerase → MRIQHLSISPLSVPLIEPFVIATGRIDTTRAALVQATLVDAHGRRAVGLGEAAALPPVTAEDQPELLAQLRIASARMTDVELGRLDTPDEVQGLLDECFEGQPVARAGMECALLDAAAQLASQPLCTWLTGAPPRDVITDMTLPIADPAHMAALARGYSAQGFNIFKVKIGKAIDDDLRALALIAHAVPSARFRLDANAGFSADQALRVLDACHAHELQLECFEQPCGRDDLSGMARVTASTRVPVVADESVRTLTELERVIDARAASGVNLKLVKCGGPLAALRIGQRAREAGLAIMCGGMVETRLGMTAMGHVVCALGGVDFADLDTAFLLASDPFEGGYTSEGALLRFLDTPGHGVSLRPPGLGTPVPPCASNPGTHLA, encoded by the coding sequence ATGCGCATCCAGCACCTGTCCATCTCGCCCCTGAGCGTGCCGTTGATCGAGCCCTTCGTAATTGCCACGGGGCGTATCGACACAACGCGCGCCGCGCTCGTGCAGGCCACGCTGGTGGACGCGCATGGCCGCCGCGCGGTGGGCCTGGGTGAAGCGGCCGCGCTGCCGCCCGTGACCGCCGAGGACCAGCCCGAGCTGCTGGCCCAGCTGCGCATCGCCAGCGCACGCATGACGGACGTGGAGCTGGGCCGTCTGGACACGCCCGATGAGGTGCAGGGCCTGCTGGACGAGTGCTTCGAGGGCCAGCCCGTGGCGCGTGCGGGCATGGAGTGCGCGCTCCTGGACGCCGCAGCCCAGCTGGCCAGCCAACCGCTGTGCACGTGGCTCACGGGCGCCCCGCCACGGGACGTGATCACCGACATGACCCTGCCCATCGCCGACCCCGCGCACATGGCGGCGCTCGCGCGCGGCTACTCGGCGCAAGGCTTCAACATCTTCAAGGTCAAGATCGGCAAGGCCATCGACGACGACCTGCGCGCCCTCGCGCTCATCGCCCACGCCGTCCCCAGCGCGCGCTTTCGCCTCGACGCCAACGCGGGTTTCAGCGCCGACCAAGCCCTGCGGGTGCTGGACGCATGCCACGCCCACGAGCTCCAGCTCGAGTGCTTCGAGCAGCCCTGCGGCCGCGACGACCTCAGCGGCATGGCGCGGGTCACCGCCAGCACCCGCGTCCCCGTGGTGGCCGACGAGTCCGTGCGCACCCTGACCGAGCTCGAGCGCGTGATCGACGCCCGCGCCGCCAGCGGCGTGAACCTCAAGCTGGTCAAGTGCGGCGGCCCCCTCGCCGCCCTGCGCATCGGTCAACGCGCCCGCGAAGCCGGCCTCGCCATCATGTGCGGCGGCATGGTGGAGACCCGCCTCGGCATGACCGCCATGGGCCACGTTGTCTGCGCCCTCGGCGGCGTGGACTTCGCCGACCTCGACACCGCGTTCCTGTTGGCCAGCGACCCCTTCGAGGGCGGCTACACCAGCGAGGGGGCGCTGCTGCGCTTCCTGGACACGCCGGGGCACGGCGTGTCGCTCCGACCACCGGGGCTGGGGACGCCAGTGCCACCTTGTGCCAGCAACCCTGGCACGCACCTTGCGTGA
- a CDS encoding CAP domain-containing protein yields MLLLGAGALLLAGVWAAPGRTVAQQQPPSCTPDPQLVDAATALLLEDTPPTAASLAEALLAAGSDLPGAQALRAPLGDAAARSRFLRAARERADAPLVCGEAESETMRLLLVTPRAGRLTVATADEAVGAERAPGPGESAVVRATTPTPSERLEVSLAPRFRDAYLAGRDAEDRMHRWAVDEDVLARGFVMSPDVPRPVVVQLVASGPDGPRPISRVVLGEQDALREAPSVDGDDNLATRVATLRATEGVRELRVNRLLVAEAGAHAARVCSSGQVRHQGVAGDADDPRVRLLHRGIEARVVGETVARGRTLQAALQALSESPSHRMTLVDRRFTDVGFGTVRGAGGTCVVALFAAWPRFVPHR; encoded by the coding sequence TTGCTGCTGCTGGGAGCTGGCGCGCTCTTGCTGGCAGGTGTTTGGGCGGCACCGGGTCGCACGGTTGCGCAGCAGCAGCCGCCTTCGTGCACGCCGGACCCACAGCTGGTGGACGCCGCCACGGCGCTGCTGCTGGAGGACACGCCGCCCACGGCGGCCAGCTTGGCCGAGGCGCTGCTGGCCGCGGGTTCTGACCTGCCGGGGGCTCAGGCGCTGCGGGCCCCGCTCGGCGACGCAGCGGCGCGCTCACGCTTCTTGCGAGCGGCCAGGGAGCGCGCGGATGCCCCGCTGGTGTGCGGCGAGGCCGAGAGCGAGACCATGCGCTTGCTGTTGGTCACGCCTCGCGCCGGGCGCCTGACGGTGGCCACCGCCGATGAGGCGGTGGGCGCGGAGCGCGCCCCGGGTCCCGGAGAGTCGGCGGTGGTGCGGGCCACCACTCCCACGCCGAGCGAGCGCCTCGAGGTGAGCCTCGCGCCACGCTTCCGCGATGCGTATCTGGCCGGACGCGACGCGGAGGACCGCATGCACCGCTGGGCCGTGGACGAGGACGTGCTGGCGCGCGGTTTCGTCATGTCTCCCGACGTGCCGCGCCCCGTGGTGGTGCAGCTGGTGGCCAGCGGCCCGGACGGACCGCGCCCCATCTCGCGGGTGGTGCTGGGCGAGCAAGACGCGCTGCGAGAGGCGCCCAGCGTGGATGGCGATGACAACCTCGCCACGCGCGTGGCCACCCTGCGCGCCACCGAGGGGGTGCGCGAGCTGCGCGTGAACCGCCTGCTGGTGGCCGAGGCCGGGGCTCACGCGGCCCGCGTGTGCAGCAGCGGCCAGGTGCGCCACCAGGGCGTCGCGGGCGACGCGGACGACCCCCGCGTGCGGCTGCTCCATCGCGGCATCGAAGCGCGCGTGGTGGGCGAGACGGTGGCGCGCGGGCGCACGCTGCAGGCCGCGCTGCAGGCGCTCTCCGAGAGCCCGTCGCACCGCATGACGCTGGTGGACCGGCGCTTCACCGACGTGGGCTTCGGCACCGTGCGCGGCGCGGGCGGCACCTGCGTGGTGGCCCTCTTCGCCGCCTGGCCGCGCTTCGTTCCGCATCGTTGA
- a CDS encoding ATP-grasp domain-containing protein, whose amino-acid sequence MSNTRIQKILIANRGEIARRIIRTCKRLGIASVAVFSDADESMPFVREADEAVRLGPAPSAESYLRADKILEAAKRTGADAIHPGYGFLSENTTFAQACADAGVIFIGPTAAAIASMGSKREAKRLVGSAGVPVIPGYDGADQDPLVLAQKAREVGFPVLLKASAGGGGGKGMKLVRAEAELADAIASAKREGENSFGDGTLLVERYVERPRHVEIQILGDVHGTLLHLHERECSIQRRHQKIIEESPSPALTPELRARMGAAAVLCGKTIGYTNAGTVEFILSPEGEFFFLEVNTRLQVEHPVTEGITGLDLVEQQIRVAEGRALTFTQAEVPLMGHALEVRIYAEDPAGGFLPQSGPVHDWHLPAMEGLRVDGGVESGDVVGIHYDPMMAKIITHGADREQSVRRMQRALSSLSVQGLATNRDFLLQLLAHPAFLAGDLHTHFIDQHFPDGIVTAPSDALLEEAALAATLAAQAGREGERAVVPGIPSGFRNNRWGKEWAAYAQDSGAELRVQYAHLGSGRFDVSVPSGARDVRRVSARREGHATVLTLEVDGLRRTYRVVQVGERHFVQWSGGSVSLDEVPRFPDLAARVPVGGCVAPMPGKIILVRVAAGERVAAGQTLLVMEAMKMEHAVTASAAGVVAELYVAAGDQVEADTLLALVTPEEAAS is encoded by the coding sequence ATGAGCAACACACGCATTCAGAAGATCCTCATCGCCAACCGGGGCGAGATCGCGCGCCGCATCATCCGCACCTGCAAGCGCCTGGGCATCGCCTCCGTGGCCGTGTTCTCGGACGCCGACGAGAGCATGCCCTTCGTGCGCGAGGCCGACGAGGCCGTGCGCCTCGGGCCCGCGCCCAGCGCCGAGAGCTACCTGCGCGCCGACAAGATCCTGGAGGCTGCCAAGCGCACCGGGGCCGACGCCATCCACCCGGGCTACGGCTTCCTGTCCGAGAACACCACCTTCGCGCAGGCCTGCGCCGACGCGGGCGTCATCTTCATCGGCCCCACGGCGGCCGCCATCGCCTCCATGGGCAGCAAGCGCGAGGCCAAGCGCCTGGTGGGCTCGGCCGGCGTGCCCGTCATCCCGGGCTACGACGGCGCCGACCAAGACCCGCTGGTGCTCGCGCAGAAGGCCCGCGAGGTGGGCTTCCCGGTGCTGCTCAAGGCCAGCGCCGGCGGCGGCGGCGGCAAGGGCATGAAGCTGGTGCGCGCCGAGGCCGAGCTGGCTGACGCCATCGCCTCCGCCAAGCGCGAGGGCGAGAACAGCTTCGGCGACGGCACGCTGCTGGTGGAGCGCTACGTGGAGCGCCCGCGCCACGTGGAGATCCAGATCCTGGGCGACGTGCACGGCACGCTGCTGCACCTGCACGAGCGCGAGTGCTCCATCCAGCGGCGCCACCAGAAGATCATCGAGGAGAGCCCGTCCCCCGCGCTCACGCCCGAGCTGCGTGCCCGCATGGGCGCGGCCGCCGTGCTGTGCGGCAAGACCATCGGCTACACCAACGCCGGCACGGTGGAGTTCATCCTCTCTCCCGAGGGCGAGTTCTTCTTCCTCGAGGTGAACACGCGCCTCCAGGTCGAGCACCCCGTCACCGAGGGCATCACCGGGCTCGACCTGGTGGAGCAGCAGATCCGGGTGGCGGAGGGCAGGGCGCTCACCTTCACGCAGGCCGAGGTGCCGCTCATGGGCCACGCCCTCGAGGTGCGCATCTACGCCGAGGATCCGGCCGGTGGCTTCTTGCCGCAGAGCGGCCCCGTGCACGACTGGCACCTGCCCGCCATGGAGGGCCTGCGCGTGGATGGCGGTGTGGAGTCCGGCGACGTGGTGGGCATCCACTACGACCCGATGATGGCCAAGATCATCACCCACGGCGCCGATCGCGAGCAGAGCGTGCGGCGCATGCAGCGCGCGCTGTCTTCGCTCTCCGTGCAGGGCCTCGCCACCAACCGTGACTTCCTGCTGCAGCTGCTGGCGCACCCCGCGTTCCTCGCCGGTGACCTGCACACGCACTTCATCGACCAGCACTTCCCCGACGGAATCGTCACGGCGCCGTCGGACGCGCTGCTGGAAGAGGCCGCGCTGGCCGCCACGCTGGCGGCGCAGGCTGGGCGTGAGGGCGAGCGCGCGGTGGTGCCCGGCATCCCCAGCGGCTTTCGCAACAACCGCTGGGGCAAGGAGTGGGCAGCCTATGCGCAGGACTCCGGCGCCGAGCTGCGCGTGCAGTACGCCCACCTGGGCAGCGGCCGCTTCGACGTGAGCGTGCCCTCCGGCGCGCGTGACGTGCGGCGGGTGTCGGCCCGGCGCGAGGGCCACGCCACCGTGCTCACGCTGGAAGTGGACGGCCTGCGCCGCACCTACCGCGTGGTGCAGGTGGGCGAGCGCCACTTCGTGCAGTGGTCGGGCGGCAGCGTGTCGCTCGACGAGGTGCCGCGCTTCCCGGACCTGGCCGCGCGCGTGCCAGTCGGCGGCTGCGTGGCGCCCATGCCCGGGAAGATCATCCTGGTGCGCGTGGCCGCGGGCGAGCGCGTGGCGGCGGGCCAGACGCTGCTGGTCATGGAGGCCATGAAGATGGAGCACGCCGTCACGGCGAGCGCGGCGGGCGTGGTGGCCGAGCTGTATGTCGCGGCTGGCGACCAGGTGGAGGCGGACACGCTGCTGGCCTTGGTCACGCCCGAGGAGGCGGCTTCGTAG
- a CDS encoding acyl-CoA carboxylase subunit beta, translating to MTTQRYPVLRTKVDPRSEAYEANRKGNLAMLEKVGKALQQANAGGGEKYVARHIERGRLLPRQRIEMLLDRDSHFVEIGALAGHDIKGEATGAGLVGGVGVVSGTECVITASEATVKGGSVTPMGVTKSGRLMEVAEQNRMVGISLIESGGADLPNQDKIFVPGGEGFRDITRRSKQRIPTICLVFGSSTAGGAYIPGMSDYVVMVKKQAQVYLGGPPLVKMATGEETTHEELGGAEMHSRVSGVSDYLAEDELDAIRLGREIVAHLDWRSPRAPGPAPSRRRATTPRSCSASPRPTCAPFDPREVIARIVDGSRFSEFKPLYGPELVCGWAHVHGFPVGILANNGTLFSDSANKGAQFIQLCNQQSIPLVFLQNTTGFMVGKQYEQEGIIKNGAKLINAVSNSTVPAITIMIGASYGAGNYAMCGRAYQPRFVFSWPNHRIAVMGGKQLAGVLDIIQRDAAEKKGEAVDEKKLTVMKMMIEGQVNEQSSPLFASARLWDDGIIDPRDTRTVLAISLSAAYCAPVAGTMEFGVFRH from the coding sequence ATGACGACGCAACGGTATCCGGTCCTTCGCACCAAAGTCGACCCACGCTCCGAGGCGTACGAGGCCAACCGCAAGGGCAACCTCGCCATGCTCGAGAAGGTGGGCAAGGCGCTCCAGCAGGCCAACGCCGGCGGCGGCGAGAAGTACGTGGCGCGCCACATCGAGCGCGGGCGCCTTCTGCCGCGGCAGCGCATCGAGATGCTGCTGGACCGCGACTCGCACTTCGTGGAGATCGGCGCGCTGGCCGGCCACGACATCAAGGGTGAGGCCACGGGCGCGGGCTTGGTGGGTGGCGTGGGTGTGGTCAGCGGCACCGAGTGCGTCATCACCGCGAGCGAAGCCACCGTGAAGGGCGGCTCGGTCACTCCCATGGGCGTGACCAAGAGCGGGCGCCTCATGGAGGTGGCCGAGCAGAACCGCATGGTGGGCATCAGCCTCATCGAGAGCGGCGGCGCCGACCTGCCCAACCAAGACAAGATCTTCGTGCCCGGCGGCGAGGGCTTCCGCGACATCACGCGCCGCAGCAAGCAGCGCATCCCCACCATCTGCCTCGTGTTCGGCTCGTCCACGGCGGGCGGCGCCTACATCCCCGGCATGAGCGACTACGTCGTCATGGTGAAGAAGCAGGCGCAGGTCTACCTGGGCGGCCCGCCGCTCGTGAAGATGGCGACCGGCGAAGAGACGACGCACGAGGAGCTCGGCGGCGCGGAGATGCACTCGCGCGTGAGCGGCGTGAGCGACTACCTCGCCGAGGACGAGCTCGACGCCATCCGCCTGGGCCGCGAGATCGTGGCGCACCTCGACTGGAGAAGCCCAAGGGCCCCGGGCCCGGCCCCGTCGAGGCGCCGCGCTACGACCCCGAGGAGCTGCTCGGCATCGCCTCGGCCGACGTGCGCTCCCTTCGACCCGCGCGAGGTGATCGCGCGCATCGTCGACGGCAGCCGCTTCTCCGAGTTCAAGCCGCTCTATGGGCCCGAGCTGGTGTGCGGCTGGGCGCACGTGCACGGCTTCCCCGTGGGCATCCTGGCCAACAACGGCACGCTCTTCAGCGACTCGGCCAACAAGGGCGCGCAGTTCATCCAGCTGTGCAACCAGCAGAGCATCCCGCTGGTCTTCCTGCAGAACACCACCGGCTTCATGGTGGGCAAGCAGTACGAGCAGGAGGGCATCATCAAGAACGGCGCCAAGCTGATCAACGCGGTCAGCAACAGCACCGTGCCCGCGATCACCATCATGATCGGGGCCAGCTACGGCGCGGGCAACTACGCCATGTGCGGCCGGGCCTACCAGCCGCGCTTCGTCTTCAGCTGGCCCAACCACCGCATCGCGGTCATGGGCGGCAAGCAGCTGGCGGGCGTGCTGGACATCATCCAGCGCGACGCGGCCGAGAAGAAGGGCGAGGCGGTGGACGAGAAGAAGCTCACCGTCATGAAGATGATGATCGAGGGGCAGGTCAACGAGCAGTCGAGCCCGCTCTTCGCCTCGGCGCGGCTGTGGGACGACGGCATCATCGACCCGCGCGACACGCGCACCGTGCTCGCCATCAGCCTGTCGGCCGCGTACTGCGCGCCCGTCGCGGGCACCATGGAATTCGGCGTCTTCCGGCATTGA
- a CDS encoding insulinase family protein, with protein MTRRGVSPSTRSCLALLAASALLGCGAAGGLPAPRQPLTRAPDEPFRRLPPPTPEAPPLQAPAMSQVQLPNGLTLVVIPRPGWPTVSLAVITRASELDYEDGALDLATAYVERLASLRQPDTSLSFGASLTGAGVSGTAQTRDLEAVLGALSDAIHGPLDTEAMQQARASLLLDEEMSSSSPLGTGRAFAAQAIYMPSATFGELRSQRYRAMAGISPPIVSVVARDAFRPTETAVMLVGDITPERARALVEPRFGAAYTERPRERRSTPSPNPSTIALGVESMRSSQLQLVYGLPTPDIDAPDWAAYQVLEAVLAGGFTSSLNTRIRHELGASYGVRWGGWHSFPGRAGFIEARIDADQAVPALHAFFTELMRVRSAPLSEAELTRARRVVWGEWETSFVTPSGLLAVCERAFSARITVAQLAERVNATRHVTAAAVHAVAQARLDPARNVVVLAGALDGLRGYQISRHAAGFMVTRAP; from the coding sequence GTGACCCGCCGCGGCGTGTCTCCGTCCACGCGCTCGTGTCTGGCGCTGCTAGCGGCCTCGGCGCTGCTCGGCTGCGGAGCCGCCGGAGGCTTGCCCGCGCCACGCCAGCCCCTCACCCGCGCGCCGGACGAGCCCTTCCGCCGCCTCCCGCCGCCCACGCCCGAGGCGCCTCCGCTGCAGGCTCCGGCCATGAGCCAGGTGCAGCTGCCCAACGGTCTCACACTGGTCGTCATCCCGCGGCCGGGCTGGCCCACCGTCAGCCTCGCGGTCATCACGCGCGCCAGCGAGCTCGACTACGAAGACGGGGCGCTCGACCTCGCCACGGCCTACGTGGAGCGGCTGGCGTCGCTGCGTCAGCCCGACACCTCGCTGTCCTTCGGTGCCTCGCTCACGGGCGCCGGCGTGTCGGGCACCGCGCAGACGCGCGACCTCGAGGCCGTGCTCGGCGCGCTGAGTGATGCCATCCACGGGCCGCTCGACACCGAGGCCATGCAGCAGGCCCGCGCCTCCCTGTTGCTGGATGAAGAGATGTCGTCTTCGTCGCCGCTGGGCACCGGTCGGGCCTTCGCTGCCCAGGCCATCTACATGCCCAGCGCCACCTTCGGCGAGCTGCGCAGCCAGCGCTATCGGGCCATGGCGGGCATCTCGCCGCCCATCGTGAGCGTGGTGGCGCGCGACGCGTTCCGCCCCACCGAGACGGCCGTCATGCTGGTGGGCGACATCACCCCCGAGCGCGCCCGCGCCCTGGTGGAGCCGCGCTTCGGCGCTGCCTACACCGAGCGACCGCGCGAGCGGCGCAGCACGCCCAGCCCCAACCCCAGCACTATCGCGCTGGGCGTCGAGTCCATGCGCAGCTCGCAGCTGCAGCTGGTCTATGGGCTGCCCACGCCCGACATCGATGCGCCCGACTGGGCGGCCTACCAGGTGCTCGAAGCGGTGCTGGCCGGCGGCTTCACCTCCAGCCTCAACACCCGCATCCGGCACGAGCTGGGCGCCAGCTACGGGGTGCGCTGGGGCGGCTGGCACTCGTTCCCCGGTCGCGCCGGCTTCATCGAGGCGCGCATCGACGCCGACCAGGCCGTGCCCGCGCTGCACGCCTTCTTCACCGAGCTGATGCGGGTGCGCAGCGCGCCTCTGTCGGAGGCCGAGCTCACGCGCGCGCGCCGCGTGGTGTGGGGCGAGTGGGAGACCTCCTTCGTCACGCCCAGCGGCCTCTTGGCCGTGTGCGAGCGCGCCTTCTCGGCCCGCATCACCGTGGCCCAGCTGGCCGAACGCGTGAACGCCACGCGCCACGTCACCGCCGCCGCCGTGCACGCGGTGGCCCAGGCGCGGCTCGACCCGGCACGCAACGTGGTGGTGCTGGCTGGCGCGCTCGATGGGCTGCGCGGCTACCAGATCTCGCGTCACGCGGCGGGGTTCATGGTCACCCGGGCACCCTGA